In bacterium 336/3, the following proteins share a genomic window:
- a CDS encoding short-chain dehydrogenase → MEKKIIVVTGGTKGIGRAIVEHFAKEGFHVFTCSRKPENVEELTKHIEKNYPDAQISAISADLSIKTEVQRFVTFIKSRTQRVHVLVNNTGVFMPGQVHNEVEGVLESQIETNLYSAYHLTRGVLDMMLTFQNGHIFTICSTASITPYVNGGSYCISKFALYGMTKVLREEMKPKGIRVTAILPGATLTDSWAGVDLPPERFMKPEDVALGVWGAYQMSEQTVVEEILIRPQLGDL, encoded by the coding sequence ATGGAAAAAAAGATAATAGTAGTAACAGGAGGTACAAAAGGTATTGGAAGGGCTATAGTAGAGCATTTTGCTAAAGAAGGTTTTCATGTATTTACTTGCTCTCGTAAGCCTGAGAATGTAGAGGAACTTACAAAACATATAGAAAAAAACTATCCCGATGCTCAAATTTCGGCTATATCAGCCGATTTATCCATTAAAACTGAAGTACAACGTTTCGTTACATTTATAAAATCAAGAACTCAAAGAGTTCATGTGCTTGTAAACAATACAGGTGTATTTATGCCTGGGCAGGTACACAATGAAGTAGAAGGAGTACTTGAAAGCCAAATAGAAACCAATTTGTATAGTGCTTATCACTTAACAAGAGGTGTATTGGATATGATGTTAACTTTCCAGAATGGGCATATATTTACTATTTGCTCAACTGCCAGCATTACACCTTATGTAAATGGCGGGTCGTATTGTATCTCAAAATTTGCTCTATATGGTATGACAAAAGTTTTGAGAGAAGAAATGAAGCCTAAAGGAATTAGGGTTACAGCTATTCTTCCAGGAGCAACCCTTACAGATAGTTGGGCGGGTGTAGATTTGCCTCCTGAACGTTTTATGAAGCCTGAAGATGTAGCTTTGGGTGTATGGGGAGCTTATCAAATGTCAGAACAAACCGTCGTGGAAGAAATATTGATTAGACCACAATTAGGGGACTTATAA
- a CDS encoding isocitrate dehydrogenase (catalyzes the formation of 2-oxoglutarate from isocitrate) yields the protein MQELTPITVAYGDGIGPEIMEATLKILMAAGAKIKPEVIEIGEKVYLSGNTAGIDESAWESLRRTKVFLKAPITTPQGGGFKSLNVTTRKMLGLFANIRPCVSYAPYVDTKHPVMDVIIVRENEEDLYAGIEHQQTPEVVQCLKIITRPGTEKIVRYAFEYARQYGRKKVTCFTKDNIMKQTDGLFHKIFDEIGEEYPELEKEHWIVDIGAAKLADTPEAFDVIVMPNLYGDILSDVAAQIAGSVGLAGSANIGEEVSMFEAIHGSAPRRAGQNLANPSGLLLGAIQMLVHIGQGDVAEKVHNAWIKALEDGIHTYDIFKEGVSTEKVGTKEFADAVVARIGQRPVKLKAVDYSQAKEAIKVKVRPAQPTKIETIGYDLFLYCDDRDANKLGKALENIKSGDLHLTMITNRGVKVYPNGLPETFCTDHWRCRYKGNGGDVKYSDFIELQKKVMEAGYTIIKTENLCKFDGVEAFSAGQGA from the coding sequence ATGCAAGAATTAACTCCTATTACAGTTGCCTATGGCGATGGTATCGGTCCCGAAATTATGGAGGCTACATTAAAAATTTTAATGGCAGCAGGTGCCAAAATTAAGCCAGAGGTTATTGAAATTGGCGAAAAAGTATATTTAAGTGGAAATACTGCAGGTATTGACGAAAGTGCTTGGGAATCGCTTCGTAGAACAAAAGTTTTCTTAAAAGCTCCTATTACGACTCCTCAGGGTGGTGGTTTCAAGAGTTTGAATGTAACTACTCGCAAAATGTTGGGTTTATTTGCTAATATTCGTCCATGTGTTTCGTATGCTCCTTATGTAGATACCAAACACCCTGTGATGGATGTAATTATTGTTCGTGAGAATGAAGAAGATTTATATGCTGGCATTGAACATCAACAAACTCCTGAAGTAGTACAATGCTTGAAAATCATTACTCGCCCTGGTACAGAAAAAATCGTTCGTTATGCATTTGAGTATGCTCGTCAGTATGGTAGAAAAAAAGTAACTTGTTTTACCAAAGACAACATCATGAAACAAACAGATGGTCTGTTTCATAAAATATTTGATGAAATTGGAGAAGAATATCCAGAATTAGAAAAAGAACATTGGATTGTAGATATTGGAGCAGCTAAATTGGCTGATACTCCTGAAGCATTTGATGTCATTGTAATGCCAAATTTATATGGTGATATTCTTTCAGATGTAGCTGCTCAAATCGCAGGTTCTGTAGGACTTGCAGGTTCTGCTAATATTGGTGAAGAAGTATCCATGTTTGAGGCAATTCATGGTTCTGCACCTCGTAGAGCTGGACAAAATTTAGCAAACCCTTCTGGATTACTTTTAGGAGCTATTCAGATGTTGGTGCATATTGGGCAAGGTGATGTTGCTGAGAAAGTACACAATGCTTGGATAAAAGCTCTTGAAGATGGAATCCATACTTATGATATTTTTAAAGAAGGTGTAAGTACAGAAAAAGTGGGTACAAAAGAGTTTGCTGATGCAGTTGTTGCAAGAATAGGACAACGCCCTGTTAAATTAAAAGCAGTAGATTATTCTCAGGCGAAAGAAGCTATCAAAGTAAAAGTACGCCCTGCACAGCCTACAAAAATAGAAACTATAGGTTATGATCTATTTTTATATTGTGATGATAGAGATGCCAATAAACTTGGAAAAGCTTTAGAAAATATTAAATCGGGTGATTTACACCTGACTATGATAACCAATCGTGGGGTAAAAGTATATCCTAATGGTTTGCCAGAAACTTTCTGCACTGACCACTGGCGTTGCCGTTATAAAGGAAATGGTGGTGATGTAAAATACTCGGATTTTATTGAATTACAGAAAAAAGTAATGGAAGCAGGTTATACAATCATCAAGACTGAAAACTTATGTAAGTTTGATGGTGTAGAAGCCTTCTCCGCAGGACAAGGTGCTTAA
- a CDS encoding cupin yields the protein MTKIHDNTEAEKAKAHIIIELIEYLPKSVVSRTIIKKTTGNIALVSFDVGEEMEEKISPFDTYIQIIDGVASITIQDKNYTLTLGEGIIIPAHAKHHFNADEQFKMISTTIKSGYEDLKILS from the coding sequence ATGACAAAAATTCATGATAATACCGAAGCAGAAAAAGCAAAAGCACATATTATTATTGAGTTGATAGAGTATCTACCCAAGTCTGTAGTGAGTAGAACAATTATTAAAAAAACTACAGGGAATATTGCCCTCGTTTCTTTTGATGTGGGTGAGGAAATGGAAGAAAAAATATCTCCTTTTGACACATATATTCAAATTATTGATGGAGTAGCTTCTATTACCATTCAGGACAAAAATTATACGCTTACTTTAGGTGAAGGAATTATCATTCCAGCCCATGCAAAACATCATTTCAATGCCGATGAGCAGTTCAAAATGATTTCTACAACTATTAAAAGTGGATACGAAGACTTAAAAATACTTAGTTAG
- a CDS encoding AraC family transcriptional regulator yields the protein MKLYVKYMVSLRCKMVVKSELEKLGFHLISVDLGVAEIFEDISSDQREQLKVNLMKYGLELLEDKKSILIEKIKNVIVEMIHYLDEIPKVNYSEYISEKLDYDYVYLANIFSEVKGITIQHYIIMHKIEKVKELLLYDELNLTEISYKMHYSSVAHLSNQFKKITGLSPSFYKKLKKKRKKNLENI from the coding sequence ATGAAATTATATGTAAAATACATGGTAAGCCTTCGTTGCAAGATGGTTGTAAAATCTGAACTTGAAAAATTAGGTTTTCACCTAATTTCAGTTGATTTAGGAGTAGCAGAAATATTTGAAGATATCTCATCTGATCAGAGAGAACAGCTCAAAGTAAATTTGATGAAGTACGGTTTAGAATTATTAGAGGATAAAAAAAGCATTCTGATTGAAAAAATAAAAAATGTTATTGTTGAGATGATTCATTATTTAGATGAAATTCCTAAGGTCAATTACTCTGAATACATTAGTGAAAAACTAGATTATGATTATGTTTATCTTGCCAACATTTTTTCAGAAGTGAAAGGTATTACCATCCAACATTACATCATCATGCACAAAATAGAGAAAGTCAAGGAACTTCTTTTATATGATGAACTTAACCTTACAGAGATTTCCTACAAAATGCACTATAGTAGTGTAGCTCATTTATCTAATCAATTTAAGAAAATAACAGGATTATCTCCCTCATTCTACAAAAAGCTTAAAAAGAAAAGAAAAAAAAATCTTGAAAATATTTAA
- a CDS encoding glycosyl transferase: MIKISVSIITLNEEKNIARCLESVKGVADEVVVVDSFSIDKTKDICLQYGVKFIEQTFLGYVEQKNFADAQAENDWILSLDADEELSEKLKKEILAIKNTLTADAYEMPRMTNYIGKWIRHTDWYPDRKIRLYNRKKAQWQGQSLHEQLTIHDDAKLIKLKGDILHYSYYSIHQHIAQFNKFTEIGAKEAVQKGKKAPLYKVFINPVWKFIYSYFFRLGFLDGYKGFLVCAISAFATFCKYIKMRELWRETKK; encoded by the coding sequence ATGATAAAAATTTCGGTTAGTATAATTACCCTCAACGAAGAAAAGAATATAGCCAGATGTCTTGAATCTGTGAAAGGAGTTGCTGATGAAGTTGTAGTTGTAGATTCTTTTTCCATAGATAAAACCAAAGATATTTGTCTGCAATATGGTGTGAAATTTATAGAGCAAACTTTTTTGGGTTATGTAGAACAAAAAAACTTTGCAGATGCCCAAGCTGAAAATGACTGGATTCTTTCATTAGATGCTGATGAAGAGCTTTCAGAAAAATTAAAAAAAGAAATTCTTGCTATCAAAAATACTCTCACAGCAGATGCCTACGAAATGCCTCGAATGACAAACTATATTGGTAAGTGGATTCGACATACAGACTGGTATCCTGATAGGAAGATCAGGTTATATAATCGAAAAAAAGCACAATGGCAAGGTCAAAGCCTTCATGAACAACTAACAATTCATGATGATGCTAAACTTATAAAACTTAAAGGAGATATTTTACATTATAGTTATTATTCTATTCATCAGCATATTGCTCAATTTAATAAGTTTACAGAAATAGGTGCAAAAGAAGCAGTACAGAAGGGAAAAAAAGCACCTTTATATAAGGTTTTTATCAATCCTGTTTGGAAGTTTATATACAGTTATTTCTTCCGATTAGGTTTTTTGGATGGTTACAAAGGGTTTTTGGTTTGTGCCATATCAGCTTTTGCAACTTTTTGCAAATATATAAAAATGAGGGAATTGTGGAGAGAAACAAAAAAATAA
- a CDS encoding acetyltransferase, translating into MTYLPRIASLEDESKILTLYKTVARISGGIARIESEITESYIKNNLEKSLKTGVCLVIPHPENEKELIAEIHCSKLEPQLFKHTLSDLTIAVHPDFQGKGVGKAIFMHLLNHIENSRTDILRVELITRESNQKAITFYQKIGFKIEGRFENKIINPDGTFEADLPMAWMNKNFKI; encoded by the coding sequence ATGACATACTTGCCCCGTATAGCCTCTTTGGAGGATGAATCTAAGATTTTGACACTTTATAAAACTGTTGCAAGGATTTCAGGTGGTATTGCTCGTATAGAATCAGAAATCACAGAAAGTTATATCAAAAATAATTTAGAAAAATCTTTAAAAACAGGTGTTTGTTTGGTTATCCCTCACCCAGAAAACGAAAAAGAGCTGATAGCTGAAATACATTGTTCTAAATTAGAACCTCAGCTTTTCAAACATACACTTTCAGATTTAACCATTGCTGTTCATCCTGATTTTCAAGGGAAAGGTGTAGGGAAAGCTATCTTTATGCATTTACTTAATCATATAGAAAACTCTCGAACTGATATTTTGAGAGTAGAGCTTATCACAAGAGAGAGTAATCAGAAAGCTATTACATTCTATCAAAAAATTGGATTCAAAATTGAAGGCAGATTTGAAAATAAGATTATCAATCCTGATGGTACTTTTGAAGCTGACCTTCCTATGGCTTGGATGAATAAGAATTTTAAAATATAA
- a CDS encoding flavin-nucleotide-binding protein has product MLNEEVKKYIHKSVLCWLATTDTDNFPNVSPKEVFTYSEHNTLLIAHIASPQSIKNIKQNNKVCVSFVDVLVQKGYKLKGLAQVYEKTHSLFLEKAKPLLEIATERFPVLAVIEIDILKVEKIIAPSYWLYPETTTEIGQIESAKKSYRID; this is encoded by the coding sequence ATGCTGAACGAAGAAGTAAAAAAATACATTCATAAGAGTGTTTTGTGTTGGCTTGCTACTACTGACACAGATAACTTCCCAAATGTCTCTCCCAAAGAAGTTTTCACCTATTCAGAGCATAATACGTTGCTGATAGCTCATATTGCATCCCCTCAGAGTATCAAGAATATCAAGCAAAACAACAAAGTTTGTGTAAGCTTTGTCGATGTGTTGGTTCAGAAAGGCTATAAACTCAAAGGATTGGCTCAAGTTTATGAAAAAACACATTCCTTATTTTTAGAAAAAGCTAAGCCTCTTTTAGAAATAGCTACAGAACGTTTTCCTGTTTTGGCAGTAATTGAAATAGATATTCTAAAAGTAGAGAAAATTATAGCACCCAGCTATTGGTTGTACCCTGAAACAACAACTGAAATAGGGCAAATTGAAAGTGCAAAGAAAAGTTATCGAATTGATTAA
- a CDS encoding acetyltransferase produces the protein MNIQKATINHLENLAHVFDLYRIFYKKESDIEQAKQFLKARLENNESVIYIAFDNQEEQIVGFVQLYPLFSSTRMQRLWLLNDLYVKQEYRNTGISKMLIEASKTLCIETNACGLMLETAKDNTVGNQLYPATDFVLDTEHNFYFWDNL, from the coding sequence ATAAACATTCAGAAAGCTACGATAAATCATTTGGAAAATTTAGCTCATGTGTTTGATTTGTATAGAATCTTCTATAAAAAAGAGTCAGATATAGAACAAGCTAAACAGTTTTTGAAGGCTCGTTTGGAAAACAACGAGTCTGTGATTTATATTGCTTTTGATAATCAAGAAGAACAAATTGTAGGTTTTGTACAATTATATCCTTTGTTTTCTTCTACTCGTATGCAAAGGTTATGGTTACTCAACGACTTATATGTAAAACAAGAATATAGAAATACTGGGATTTCTAAAATGCTGATAGAAGCCAGTAAAACTCTTTGTATAGAAACAAATGCTTGTGGCTTGATGCTTGAAACAGCCAAAGACAATACAGTTGGAAATCAATTATACCCAGCAACAGATTTTGTATTGGATACAGAACACAATTTTTATTTTTGGGATAATCTTTAA
- a CDS encoding SAM-dependent methyltransferase, whose translation MYPTLVLKSGRERSILNQHAWIYSGAVKELPENADLGDIIRVTDNKNNLLAYGFYAPKNQIVARLFYFGSQEIEINNAFWRDKILKAYDLRKKYLINSHTNAYRLLHAEGDSLPGLIVDVYDHTASVQVLHKGVELFYQVLIDTLLEIGIKHIYLKTKDNSRRLEQINVPQGWATEPYTEDILITENGLKFWVNVEKGQKTGFFLDQRENRDLLKKYSKDKVVLNAFGYTGGFSVYAVAGEAKEVVSADISKDASEMAEKNVRLNFSEYPNHQTVTEDCFAYLKNMPDNYFDILVLDPPAFAKTAQNVPNASRGYKEINMWGFKKVKKGGLVFTFSCSGSVDRDLFRKIVFGAAADVGRNVRIIHQLTQPTDHPINIYHPEGEYLKGLVLYVE comes from the coding sequence ATGTATCCTACACTTGTTTTAAAATCTGGAAGAGAACGCTCTATCCTCAACCAACATGCTTGGATTTACTCTGGGGCTGTGAAAGAATTGCCTGAAAATGCTGATTTGGGTGATATTATCAGAGTTACAGATAATAAAAACAATTTGTTGGCGTATGGTTTTTATGCTCCTAAAAATCAGATAGTTGCCCGATTATTTTATTTTGGATCACAAGAAATTGAGATAAATAATGCTTTTTGGCGTGATAAGATACTCAAAGCTTATGATTTACGAAAAAAATATCTGATAAATAGTCATACCAATGCTTATAGATTATTACATGCTGAAGGGGATTCTTTGCCAGGGTTGATAGTAGATGTGTATGATCATACGGCTTCGGTACAAGTATTGCATAAAGGAGTAGAGTTGTTTTATCAAGTATTGATAGATACACTTTTAGAAATAGGCATCAAACATATTTACCTGAAAACCAAAGATAACAGCAGACGTTTAGAGCAAATCAATGTACCACAAGGCTGGGCTACTGAGCCTTATACAGAGGATATTTTGATTACAGAAAATGGTTTAAAGTTTTGGGTAAATGTAGAAAAAGGACAGAAAACAGGGTTTTTCTTAGATCAAAGAGAGAATCGTGATTTACTCAAAAAATATTCTAAAGATAAAGTTGTCTTGAATGCTTTTGGCTATACAGGTGGTTTTAGTGTATATGCAGTAGCAGGAGAGGCAAAAGAAGTAGTTTCAGCAGATATTTCTAAGGATGCCAGTGAAATGGCGGAGAAAAATGTACGACTCAATTTTTCTGAATATCCAAATCATCAGACAGTTACAGAAGACTGTTTTGCATATCTGAAAAATATGCCTGATAATTATTTTGATATTTTAGTTCTTGATCCACCAGCTTTTGCCAAAACAGCCCAAAATGTACCCAATGCCTCACGTGGCTACAAGGAAATTAATATGTGGGGATTTAAGAAAGTAAAAAAAGGAGGATTGGTTTTTACATTTTCTTGTTCGGGAAGTGTGGATAGGGATTTGTTTAGAAAAATTGTATTTGGAGCTGCTGCTGATGTAGGCAGAAATGTACGCATCATTCACCAACTCACTCAACCCACAGACCATCCTATCAATATCTATCACCCTGAAGGAGAGTACCTTAAAGGTTTAGTGTTGTATGTAGAATAA
- the hisH gene encoding imidazole glycerol phosphate synthase subunit HisH (with HisF IGPS catalyzes the conversion of phosphoribulosyl-formimino-5-aminoimidazole-4-carboxamide ribonucleotide phosphate and glutamine to imidazole-glycerol phosphate, 5-aminoimidazol-4-carboxamide ribonucleotide, and glutamate in histidine biosynthesis; the HisH subunit provides the glutamine amidotransferase activity that produces the ammonia necessary to HisF for the synthesis of imidazole-glycerol phosphate and 5-aminoimidazol-4-carboxamide ribonucleotide) translates to MKVAIVQYNAGNVQSVLYALERLGVEAILTNNQEELSKADKVIFPGVGEASSAMHFLQAKNLDNIIKSLKQPVLGICLGLQLMCKHSEENNTNCLGIFDLKVCKFSSDNHKVPHVGWNDIHALKSPLFSNIQENDYVYYVHSFYAELGVDTIAQTHYVHPYSAALHKNNFYAVQFHPEKSGKVGEKILDNFLSLNNE, encoded by the coding sequence ATGAAGGTCGCAATTGTTCAATACAATGCAGGAAATGTCCAGTCTGTTTTATACGCTTTAGAACGCTTAGGGGTTGAGGCTATTTTAACAAATAACCAAGAAGAGCTTTCTAAGGCTGATAAAGTGATATTCCCTGGTGTAGGGGAGGCAAGCTCTGCTATGCATTTTCTACAAGCCAAGAATTTGGACAATATCATTAAAAGTCTTAAACAACCAGTACTTGGAATATGTTTGGGTTTGCAACTGATGTGTAAACATTCTGAAGAAAATAATACCAATTGTTTGGGGATTTTTGATTTGAAAGTTTGTAAATTTTCTTCGGATAATCATAAAGTACCTCATGTAGGCTGGAATGATATTCACGCCCTCAAATCACCTTTATTTTCCAATATACAAGAAAACGACTATGTGTATTATGTTCATAGTTTTTATGCAGAATTGGGCGTAGATACGATTGCACAAACCCATTATGTACACCCATACAGTGCTGCTTTACACAAAAATAATTTTTATGCAGTACAATTTCACCCTGAAAAAAGCGGAAAAGTAGGTGAGAAAATCTTAGATAACTTTTTGTCATTGAACAATGAATAG